From the genome of Magnolia sinica isolate HGM2019 chromosome 12, MsV1, whole genome shotgun sequence:
ttagttggcatgttatgcatcaccatccaaacccttgggttggttatGAATATGAGGAGAGCAAAGGTGGgtccgttggtaggactatcctgaggttaACCTATGGATTCGGGCGAGTGTgcatgggcgacagtagttagactacatgagtTGCTTGCACCTGATGTTGTCTGTCATGTACTTGCCTGAACTCGTGTGGTCTAGTCTACTTATTGGCCAACCTTAtctgttaaccctgtttgctcacatatgtatagaACCTTGAACACCTTTCAACCATTGTAGCCTATTGCTAACCATTTAAAGCCGATCCaccgactcatgagccggacatggtggaatgggatactgtgtccgagctgtcggcctacgctgggatgacgagcctccttaTAGTAACTACGAGTGATTCCTTTCTTTagtactccccatgtgcttgaattcAGAGATGGAGAACCCAACGGAATCAATGATCGCGGTgccctggcctcgcacgttgaggggccttggcatcgcaactagttgagggcattgatacatgaggtgtatcagtttccccaacttgctagatgaatggaattaattaaATAGTCAGCTAACATTTTCATCGCATCGCACTACCTAAGTTgatgactcggcagtcgaggtcacggTGAGAGAGTGACGTTCATACgcaatcgttagatggagtcgcttgagggagtattgtggcgagggcatgcatcatatcatctatcatgcatatgcattaataagattaattgatgcttgttacaacttaagactaatagtacccactgagttgatcactcactcccactctgagacggtgttttaaaacaccgaccagactctcccgtagttgcaggtgatgaggagtatgaggagcctggcgGCACGAGcttagacgaggaggacgagctgtcctactttcaGTTGATGGACGACTCTCCATCAGCTTGACAGGcgggatttggatcgctgagttatggattcagctttattcttttggacatatcattcttttgtgattttgttgggcggcCCCTTGTGCGactcatttatattcttttggacctatatatacttgatctctttcatttcagtagatttgtgtggttgtgcttcatgttctagGAAATTTCAAGCTGTGCATTTAAACCGGATTAAacacatattaatgaaaatcggttgtAAGTGATActctgaaactcgggagttgagcgtatgcgcgacccccaatttcagggtgttacatgcaGCCATCCtagctcttcctgaatcatctAGTGTTGTCATTCTAGCTCTTCTTAAATTATTAGCCAAGTAAGGTGCCCAACCCTACCAGCAGCAGGCCGACTCTACTCCTGCAGCGCCCGCTCCTCGATCCCGCACCCGGGGCAGTCGATTAATCTCCTTGGAGAACCGAGTCGAAGCCATAAATAAAAACATGTATCGACTCATGTAACTCTTGGAGAGACAATCCACTATTCGGTCGCGAGCAGAGAAGGGTGCTACCACTGCACCACCTCAAGCACCGGTTAACTCGTAGGGAAACAAGTAACCCTTGAGCTACCAGCCTGGGCTCTTTCCCATACTTTCAGAGCAGTCATGCTCGCAGACTCCGACTTGCACCTCGCGCCAGAGAGGAAGAGCTATGGAAAAGCCCCCGAAGTAGTGGCTAACAACAAGGGCTCTTAGGAGGCAGAGCTCAGGAAAATTTGAGTGCAGATCAGCAACATCAGACAATCCTACCATGCTCGAGTGCCAACCTCAGTAGAGGCCATATTTGGAGAAACTAAACCACCATTCACCAATGACATTATGGCATCTCCGCTTCTACCTAGGTTCCGGATGCCATAAATGACCCCCTACTCTGGAATCGCCAATCCATCCGAGCACCTCGAGTCCTTCAAAGCTTGGATAGAGCTTCATGACGCCTCGGGCCTCGTAATATGCCGAACATTCTCCCTGACCTTATCAGGAGCTACTCGGTAGTGGTTCAGGCAACTGAAGCTAAGGTCCATTAGTTCCTTCTTGTAGCTCAGTAAAGCCTTCCTTACACAGTTCATCAGTGAGAGAGATAGAAAAAAGTCATCAGCTCATCTTCTCATGATCAAGCAAAGGTAGGATGAGCTATTAAGAGAATAACTCATCCGTTTCAACGCTGAAGCTATCCAGGTCGATGATTACTTTGACCAGAGAGTGGCCGCCATGGTAGCTAGATTTAAACAAGGAAAGTTCCTCTTTTTTATTGGTAACACCACCCCTCCAACCTATATTTTCTTAACTTGAACACTTTCCAAATTCAAACTGGATTGGCATTTtctaacccaaacccaacccaaggaTCTTTGTAATCTGGCCCAACCAGACTCAATCAGGTTTGGGCTGACTTGAACCCAAGTTGTAGCCTTACTAGAGTGTTTAGGTGGGAGGAATCCTTGGTGCAATGATTATTTTCCAAGTCCCAATACAAACATGGGTTCCATTTATAGGGGTCTCATTAGGATAGAGAATAAAAATCTTAATACTCTTTTCACAATGGTCACTTGTATTTTATGAAATCCATGACATGAGAAAGGTAGTTGATTGTTTGATGGAATCTatcatttcctctctctctctctctctctctctctctcattctctcatccAAACAACACAAAAAATCACATCAATGATAAAACATCTCTCTATCTTAtttacatgattttccttataCTCAAGCATGCCTTTCTCTTGCTCTTTTCTTTGGCTTTCCATGTCTTTTAATAACCATACTTGAAAGTGAAAATATTCACATTCCATAAGTTAACAAAATcatgtaaaaataaaacaatGCAGCGATACGCAGTCTCAAAAACCCTAGCGGAAAAGGCCGCATGGAAATTCGCTAAAGAAAACAGCCTCGATCTCATCACCATTATTCCTGGTGTCATCACTGGCTCATCCCTAAATCCGGAGGTCCCAGGAAGTGTCAGCTTAGCTCTGTCTTTGCTCACAGGTGAGATTTAcgacatgaaatatgttatatgTCCGTACATGCATTGAAACCGGCAGAAACATTACAAGCTGTGCGGTTGTGGCTTATGTGTGGACAGAAATAATCACGTACGTTCAAATGTACTGTAGTTAAAACGCAtccaagctatgtggggccacattgatAAATGAATGCCATCAAGCCGTCCATGTTAGGCTTAAATCCTAAAATCCAGCTTGATTCATaatccaggtgggccactccagctGGCCACATTGGCAAGGGTACATCCAACATAGAAACTTCcaaatggaatgtggggtccattgtgttgTATGCATATAGGGCTGTACGGGAGTCAAACTTGGCTCAATTTGGCTCGGTCACTAGCTGActgtagctcaaacttggcttggctTAATATttaagcttgactggccagctcggcttagtTCAGTCAGCGGCTCAGGCCAATGTTAGCCTGTCCAGCATTTTCAAAAACACATGAAGCGCACTTTCAATTTTTCACAGTTTGGAAAACAACAACAGcagcttcaagtatttcatcaaacacttaataggcagcatcaaaatcaagatccactgatagttttatcatgtaatttttaaaatttttttttatatatatatcactaaggtggaccacaaaataatCAGCATGATTGTACATTGTCCCTTTGGCGTATCCCATCTGAGTTTTAGATCGGAATTATCTCTGGCATGTACAGTGAACATGAGAAGAGGCACCCGATGTACGGTATGGATTCCACGTCCACATCAAGGGTGGCCCCCACACAGCTTCGAACATATGGAACGTATTTGATCATTACGAATATAGTGGGTATTTGGACGAACgtcttggatcttgcacatgtgccCTGCTGAAGCTGGCTATGCATACGTGTGGAATCAGCAAACCTCCACATGTGTGACAATCCCACGCACGCAGATAGGCGTAGGCCAGCCTCACTGGCCTGTACACGTCTCCACGAGTGCGAAGATGGCACACGTGTGAAGTCCATTTGTTTCCTGCTCctttggcccaccagatgattggCCCGATCTCATTTCTTTTACTAAGGCACGTACAACCTGGATgattacctgatggacggttagatgtcccACCACATGCACAAGCGAATGCACGTAcaagatctgagccgtccattcaTGGTTAATGGCTGGCTTTTGTAGGGAATGAATCAGCGATCAACTTTTTGAAAAGCTTGCCGCTGATGTCCGGATCGATCTCCCTTGTACACGTGGAGGacgtatgtagggcccacatctttGTAGCGGAGAACGAATCGGCTTCTGGCCGTTACATATGCTGCGCTGCCAATACGTGTGTACCGGAACTTGCAAAATTCCTCTCAAAACGATATCCATCGTACAATGTCCTTACTGAGTAAGCCCTctaattttctttcattttctcttccAATCTATTTTTTAGAAACATCCATCAATCCACACGGAAAAGGGTCGTGGACcccaatataatgtatgtgtctcatctatgccgtccatctatttttccagataattttaaggtatgaacccaaaactgaagtagatcaaaatctcaggtggaccataccatgggaaaaatgtagtgattgaacatctaccattaaaaacttcttagggtccattgtagtgtttatttgacatcgaacTTGTAGACTAGGTTATACAGACTCAAATGAAGATTTTATGAaagcaaaaaaacaaatatcagcttgatccaaaactttattgtaatgtttatttgacatcggaCCTGTAGACTAGGTTATACAGACTCATGAAGATTTTATGAaagcaaaaaaacaaatatcagcttgatccaaaacttttgtagacctgggaagtttttaatggtgagagttcaatcaatactgtgtggcccacttgagattttgatctatcttAGTTTTGGATAGTGAGTGGATAGCcacaattaaaatccttctaaggcccactgtactgtttatttgacatccaatcttttgattaggtcatatggacctagatgaagggaaaaaaaacaaaacaaagatcagcttgatccaaaacatttatacctccaaaaagttttcaatggtctacctttattcaacactgtttcctgtaatgtggtccacttgatattaggatatacctcatttttggtctcataccctaaaatgatctataaaaatagatggacggcatggatgaaacacatacatcatgatggggcccacagagcactgaccatcagccattggcttgtGGCAGTCTACCAGTTTTGCCGCCTCATCTTAACACATGAGACcgaaactgaggcagatccaaaattcaagtatgCCGCTaggcaggaaacagtggatattgaatacccaccgttgaaacatctaCCGGACATTTTTTTTGgtataatatcctaaaatgatgtggataAAGGGATGTACTAgctggatttttcacaaacatcaaggtgggccccaccttgcttcCCACCGCAGGAACTTCGGTGGTCGGGATTGCAATTTGCATCGCCTGCAAGTACCTTTATGTGATCATTTCTCCACATTTTGGATTCTTCGTTATCCTTGGATCGAGCTAGAATCCTCGACtgaaatgatttttaatcgtGTGATCTATTCCAGTTTTGGTGATTGTCCAGCGAATCTCAAGTCGATCTTCTCCTCAGAGAAGCTGATTAAAGCTAGATTTAGCTACAACTATAGGATGGAAGAGATGTACGATGAATCGGTGGAGTACTTGAGGGCCGTTGGATTGTTGGCCAATTGAGAGCTGTCTCTTCTTCCATGCTCCTGCAATCTACCCTTTGAAAACTGGTATAAATAATATCTCTCACTTGATTATCTATAGTTGTAGTAGTAAGATGTTATCTATCTTCCAACCAACGAATGTATAATAATCTGCCGTAATCACTTGTATTAGTAAGATGAATGTGCACCCCCGTAAGGCCCTGAAATTCTCACAACACACTTGCcgtttgatgtagagcgggtcgcggaaaattacatggccaagatggatcagaaaaggcccggtcgacgacagaagtgatccagaccatcgaaccttaaatcgggcgtatcttgcaatccggaatgagttatctgacgtaaaatatatgattttggggtagaacgagctactgaagccaaccaaccctgctatgccgggttgcgcagcccggaattgcgaaaaacccctggattgacggtcgtttccctgttttaatttcgtttttactataaatagtaagttttagcttgattataactcttcatccgtcgggctttaggagttgcgcccaacgtgaaaagagcttagaataattaggagaacggtttggtgaagccaaataggacacttactatttttggccgaaaaccttgcgcactagtagacatcacgaccgtctataaatagtaagtttactatttatagtaagtcgcggattctaagagtttgagttgtagtttgattctaatttctttcccattacttggtagccctatttaaagggttgtaagctcgtttttattcatcaattaatcaatttcgaatttattagaatttatttctattttctgctttcttttcctcgtggattcgagaagtctctgtgaggagtccagagaagctccgtggattcggggtagttatcctcatcacgttcatccctgcgtcaattggtatcagagcaaggattcccctcgggccgatggcaaacaacgaaggtatgaatcaaaatcctgtggacggtgatccagggattcgttatctttcggaaagaatggaagctttccaccgggagagtcagttgaccatgcaagggctgcaggcaattctcgaccgtcttgcggatgcgctacttccaccccgagccctaggcggtgctccaccacccatggttgctgtacgacacaaccccgatttttgtagagcactaccagtggcaaaccgtagggctacaccagatgattcaagttctagtgacgaggaccttaatgagggttttgctcgacgaccaatccatggaggtgatcatctagatcgtgctgaaagagactatcgaggtaaggctgaacttcctagttttaacggtttattacgtatagaagattttctcgattggctagccgaagtagagagatattttgattacatggacgtgccagatcataaaagggtaaaattggtagcgtttaaattaaaatctagtgcttctgcatggtgggaataattacaactctcacgagcccgccagaacaaggcacccatctcatcatggccacggatgagagtcttcttcgatcacgatttctccccagtgattatgagcagatattattccaccaatatcaaaattacagacaaggaaatcgaactgtcacagattacactgaagagtttcaacggttggctacacgaaacgatctgtcagaatctgagtcacagaaggtggcacgatttataggtgggttgcgaccgataattcaggatcgagttcagatgtacccagttgggaccgtggatgaagcagttcaattggcgggtagggcagaaacacaacttgcaagagctcctactcgtccatatccttcaaatcgaccccccatgatgggtcccacgcaggatccagtgctgccacgaggaaaagatctaGTACCTCAatttcctacaaccgcaaaccgtgatatggggagtggctcatccagacctcaacgtgcagcacccacaacagcaggtccgagtaggattccaagtCCTTATActtggccaaggtcgaacaattgttatcgctatggccaaccaggccacttatcaaacacttgtcctcaacgtcccgtagcgcactt
Proteins encoded in this window:
- the LOC131221643 gene encoding anthocyanidin reductase ((2S)-flavan-3-ol-forming)-like; this encodes MATARMERKRTCVTGATGYVGSMLVKRLLERGCAVNATVRDPANSKKVSHLLDLQVLGDLKLFKADLMEEGSFDYAINGCDFVFHVATPMILESKDPENDMIKPAINGTLDVLKSCVKAKTVKHVVYTSSVAAVARKKLTRTGHVFNEESWSDVEYLASEKPLSWRYAVSKTLAEKAAWKFAKENSLDLITIIPGVITGSSLNPEVPGSVSLALSLLTGNESAINFLKSLPLMSGSISLVHVEDVCRAHIFVAENESASGRYICCAANTCVPELAKFLSKRYPSYNVLTDFGDCPANLKSIFSSEKLIKARFSYNYRMEEMYDESVEYLRAVGLLAN